ATCAAGCACGGCATGGTGCTGGAGCAGCTCGAGGATGAGGCTGAATGGATGAACAGGGCTCGCGCCCTGTGGCCCGAGTACTACGAAGCCATCGGCGGCAAGGCCAAGGTCGACAAGGCCCTCGCCATCATGGGACAGAACTAGAAATGGTAACCAACGGGCGGGCTTCGGCCCGCCCATCACCTCCTAGCTGGTATCAAAGTATGACTATCGTAAAAAAATTCTTTGCAAACTTTGAAGAAAACGCCTGCATGGTCCTGATGGCAACCATGGTGTTCGCCCTCACCCTGCAAGTCTTCATGCGTTTTGTTCTGAGTTCGTCCCTGGCCTGGACCGAGGAGTTGTCCCGCTACAGCTTCATCTGGACCGTCTACATGGGTGGCGTGCTGGCCGTGAAGCACAGCCAGCATGTGCGCATCACCGCCCAGTTCCTAATTTTTCCTCCGAAAGTCAGAGTCGTCGTGATCATGTTTACGGACCTGCTCTGGATCGCGGCCAACTTTTTCATTGCCTATCAATCGGGACTGGCTCTGCAGAATGCGTTCGAGTTTCCCGAGGTTTCCCCGACTCTGGGCATTGTCAAGGGGTATGTCGAAGCCATGCTGCCTGCATGCTTTCTGCTGATGAATGTTCGGCTTGTCATGAAATATTGGGAACTCATCAGGAATCGTGACCTGATGAGCCTGGCCAAGATCGGTGGAGGAGATGCGTAATGTCCACCCTTGCAATCACCATCGTCGCTCTGGTCGGCTGCTTTTTCATCGGCATGCCCATCTTCATGTCCCTGATCATTTCAGCCGTCATTGCCATTGCGACGTGCGGCTACCTTCCGCTGTCCATCATTCACAACTCCCTGTTCGACGGCGTGAACCTGTTTCCGCTGCTGGCCATTCCCTGTTTCGTGATCGCCGGTACCCTGATGGAGCACGGCAACATCACCAAGCAGATCATTGACGTGGTGAAACAGCTCGTTGGGCGCCTGCCCGGCGGACTCGGCATCACCACGATTCTGGCGTGCACCTTTTTCGCCGCCATCTCCGGCTCCGGACCGGGAACCGTCGCTGCCATCGGCACCCTGATGATCCCGTCCATGGTGCGCAACGGCTACACGCCGTCCTATGCCGCGGCCTCGGCTTCGTCCGGCGGCACCATCGGCATCCTGCTGCCCCCGAGCAACCCCATGATCATCTTTGCCATTCTGGCGAATGTGTCGGTCACCGCCATGTTCACGGCCGGCATCGTACCCGGTCTGATGGTCGCGGTGTTCATGACCTCCATGGCCATGCTCAAGGCCAAGCTGGAAGGCGTGAAGCCCGATGTGGAGCAGCCGCCCTTCAATCTGAAGGTCTTCATGAAGAGCCTGTCCAAGGGCGGTTTCGCTCTGGCAACGCCGTTCATCATTCTGGGTTCGATCTATTCCGGCATGGCAACGCCTGTCGAGGCTTCGGTCATCGCCATTGTCTGGGCGCTGTTTGTCGGCATCGTGGTCAACAAGGCTCTGCGCTGGGAACACATCAAGATGTCCCTGCTGGAAGGTGCCATGCTCTGCGGCACGGTCCTGTTCATCGTGGGCGCATCCACGCTGTTCGGGAAAATCCTGACCTATGAGCAGGCCCCGCTGCGGCTGGCCAATCTGGTTCTCGGCGTGTCCAAGAACCCTGAAGTCGTGCTCATCATGATCGTGGGCATCCTGTACTTCCTCGGCATGTTCATGGAGACCCTGTCCACCATGATCATTCTGGCTCCGGTACTTCTGCCCATGGTGACCGGTCTCGGCATCGACCCGATCCACTTCGGCGTCATCATGGTCATCACCAACGAGGTCGCCATGCTGACTCCGCCGTTGGGCGTGAACCTCTTTGTGGCCTCGCGTATCGCGAACCTGTCGGTGGAAAAGATTTCGCTTGCGGTTCTGCCTTACCTGCTGGTCCTGACAATGTGCATTCTCCTCGTTGTCTACTGCCCCTTCCTCAGTACCTGGCTTCCCAGTGTGCTGGGCGCGGGATTATGACGCAACACACTCTCCGAAAGCCCCGCCTTCTGGCGGGGCTTTTTTGTTAACGACTTCTTTTGAAACAGGAAGAGGGACATGAAATACGTTACATTGAAAAACGGTGACAGGATTCCGGCTTTGGGGCTGGGAACCTGGCGTGCGGACAAGGGCGTCGTGACCAGAGCCGTGGCAAAGGCGGTCGAGATTGGCTACCGTCACGTGGATTGCGCTCACTGCTACGGCAACGAGACGGAGATCGGCGAGGCCTTTCAGCGGCTCGCCATTCCCCGGGAACAGCTCTGGGTCACTTCCAAGCTGTGGAACAATGCGCAGAACCCGGATTCGGTCAGGCCCGCCCTTGAACACACCCTTGCGAACCTGCGACTCGACCATCTGGATCTGTATTTGATCCACTGGCCTGTGCAACTCAGGAAAGGGGTCATGTATCCGCAGGGACCGGACGATCTGATTCCGTGGACCACGGAACACATGCTGGAGCTGTGGGGTGCGTTGGAGGAATGCGTGCGGCAGGGGCTGGTTCGCAACATCGGCACCAGCAATTTCAGCACGAAGAAGCTTCAGGTGATTCTGGACAATTGCGCGATTGCCCCGGCCATGAGTCAGGTGGAAATTCATCCGTGCCAGCAGCAGAAAGTCATGTTCGATTTCTGCCGGGAAAACGGGCTTGGCCTGACCGGGTTCTGTCCCCTCGGCTCAAGCTCCAGACCGGCCCATCAGCAGAAGCGGGACGAGCCCTGTCCGTTGACTGAACCCGTGGTGCTGGACATTGCCGAGCGATACGGGGTGACCCCCGGCAAGATTCTTTTGGCCTGGGCCCTGACCAGAGGAACCATAGCCATTCCCAAGTCGACATCGGAAACGCATCTTCGGGAAAATCTGGAGGCTGCTGACCTGACCCTGAATGTCGAGGACATGCAGGCAATGGCCTCGCTTGACAGAGGATACCGTTTCATTGACGGCAGTCATTGGATGATGGCGGGATCGCCCTACAGCATGGAAAATCTGTGGGACGAAGAATAGCAGCATGCAGACAAGGCCTTTCCCGATCGGGGAAGGCCTTATTTCTTGTCGTACTTCTTGAGCTTCCGAAACACCGTGGTTCTGTCCAGCCCCAGCTCCCGGGCCAGTTTGGTCATGTTGCCGACCCGCTCCATGCCGTCCTGCAGGACCTTCTTTTCCACGTTTTCCAGAATTTCCTTCATTGTTCTGCCCTGAAGAGCGATTCCGTTGTTCGCCGTCTCGGTGGGGGCGCTCTCCGGAGCCGGGACAAAGGGCAGATCTCCGATGTCGATGGCGTTCTTCTTGCTGGAAACCACGCAGCCGAGAATCAGGTTTTCCAGTTCCCGGATGTTGCCGGGCCAGGAGTGGTTGAGCAGGGCGGTCTCGGTGGCCTGAGTAAAGGAGATGTTGCGCTTGTATTTCTTGCAGTAGAAATCCAGAAACAGGTGCGCCAGAGACAGGATGTCCGCCTTGCGCTTGCGAAGGGGCGGAATGTCGATGAGGGCGACCATGAGCCGGTAGTACAGGTCGCGGCGGAAATGGCCTTCCTTGACCTCTTCTTCCAGATTCTTGTTGGTGGCCGCCACGATGCGGACATCGACCTTTTGCGGCGAGGTGGCCCCGACCCGCAGGATTTCCTTGTCCTGCAGCAGTCTGAGCAGCCGCGTCTGCATGAGCAGGGGGAGTTCCCCGATTTCATCCAGAAACAGGGTTCCGCCTGACGCCGCCTCGACAAGGCCTATCTTTCCGTTCTTGTTTCCGCCGGAAAATGTGCCCGGAGCATAGCCGAACAGTTCGGTTTCAATGAGGTTTTCCGGCATGCTGCCACAGTCGGCCTTGACAAAGGGCTTGTCCGAACGCTCGCTCAGCTCGTGAATCTTGCGTGCGAAGACATCCTTGCCCACGCCGGTTTCACCCAGCAGAAGGATGGTGGCGTCGGTCTGGGCGACATTGGAGAGTTGTCCGTACAGCGCCTTCATGGACTTGCTTTGAATGACCACGGGGAGCTTGTTGAAGTCGTTGGATTGGCTTTGCAGCTTCTGATAGGCCTCCAGAAGTTCCTTTTGGGAATTCATCTGTTCCTTCAGTTCGGAAAGCTTCGAGATGTCTCGGGTATAGGTAACGACCAGAACGACATTTCCGCTGTCGTCAAAGACAGGAAAACCGTCGATGACCACTCTGCGTCCGTCGCTCAGGCTTTGCAGCCGGGTGGCGGGGTGTTTGCTTTGGACTATTTCAGGATTGAGAACGACATCGAAAAGACCGCAGTGCACCATTTCCTGCACGGATTTTCCGATGAATTCCGCACGCGGAATGCCCGTCAACTGCTCGTGACGATTGTTCAAATACACGATTTTGCCGGTGCGGTCGCTGATGCATATGGCTTCTTCGAAAGTCTCAATTATTTGGG
Above is a window of Pseudodesulfovibrio tunisiensis DNA encoding:
- a CDS encoding TRAP transporter large permease; this encodes MSTLAITIVALVGCFFIGMPIFMSLIISAVIAIATCGYLPLSIIHNSLFDGVNLFPLLAIPCFVIAGTLMEHGNITKQIIDVVKQLVGRLPGGLGITTILACTFFAAISGSGPGTVAAIGTLMIPSMVRNGYTPSYAAASASSGGTIGILLPPSNPMIIFAILANVSVTAMFTAGIVPGLMVAVFMTSMAMLKAKLEGVKPDVEQPPFNLKVFMKSLSKGGFALATPFIILGSIYSGMATPVEASVIAIVWALFVGIVVNKALRWEHIKMSLLEGAMLCGTVLFIVGASTLFGKILTYEQAPLRLANLVLGVSKNPEVVLIMIVGILYFLGMFMETLSTMIILAPVLLPMVTGLGIDPIHFGVIMVITNEVAMLTPPLGVNLFVASRIANLSVEKISLAVLPYLLVLTMCILLVVYCPFLSTWLPSVLGAGL
- a CDS encoding aldo/keto reductase, whose product is MKYVTLKNGDRIPALGLGTWRADKGVVTRAVAKAVEIGYRHVDCAHCYGNETEIGEAFQRLAIPREQLWVTSKLWNNAQNPDSVRPALEHTLANLRLDHLDLYLIHWPVQLRKGVMYPQGPDDLIPWTTEHMLELWGALEECVRQGLVRNIGTSNFSTKKLQVILDNCAIAPAMSQVEIHPCQQQKVMFDFCRENGLGLTGFCPLGSSSRPAHQQKRDEPCPLTEPVVLDIAERYGVTPGKILLAWALTRGTIAIPKSTSETHLRENLEAADLTLNVEDMQAMASLDRGYRFIDGSHWMMAGSPYSMENLWDEE
- a CDS encoding sigma-54 interaction domain-containing protein, whose amino-acid sequence is MNSQKELLEAYQKLQSQSNDFNKLPVVIQSKSMKALYGQLSNVAQTDATILLLGETGVGKDVFARKIHELSERSDKPFVKADCGSMPENLIETELFGYAPGTFSGGNKNGKIGLVEAASGGTLFLDEIGELPLLMQTRLLRLLQDKEILRVGATSPQKVDVRIVAATNKNLEEEVKEGHFRRDLYYRLMVALIDIPPLRKRKADILSLAHLFLDFYCKKYKRNISFTQATETALLNHSWPGNIRELENLILGCVVSSKKNAIDIGDLPFVPAPESAPTETANNGIALQGRTMKEILENVEKKVLQDGMERVGNMTKLARELGLDRTTVFRKLKKYDKK
- a CDS encoding TRAP transporter small permease, which codes for MVLMATMVFALTLQVFMRFVLSSSLAWTEELSRYSFIWTVYMGGVLAVKHSQHVRITAQFLIFPPKVRVVVIMFTDLLWIAANFFIAYQSGLALQNAFEFPEVSPTLGIVKGYVEAMLPACFLLMNVRLVMKYWELIRNRDLMSLAKIGGGDA